A stretch of the Streptosporangium sp. NBC_01755 genome encodes the following:
- a CDS encoding WecB/TagA/CpsF family glycosyltransferase: MTSGETGRQNGSAEPPDGAGPGGSSGGNGAGAGFAHVPIGAVEVMAVDEAELLDHVAAEWRRGRGGAIVTANVDIVRAATRDPALADLVTRSEIVVADGMPVVWAARLAGLALPCRITGASLVHSLAGRAARENRSVYLLGGEPGIPEAAARVLAGRSPGLRVAGTCSPPFGFESTPEGVREVVTEVVAAAPDLVLAGLGFPKQERIIAALRTELPGAWYLGCGAGIPMAAGRFRRAPEPVQRMGAEWLYRLALEPRRLARRYLRDDAPFAVTLLAGALRTRLTSRHRT; encoded by the coding sequence GTGACCTCGGGGGAGACCGGGCGCCAGAACGGTTCGGCCGAGCCTCCGGACGGTGCCGGACCGGGCGGGTCCTCCGGCGGGAATGGCGCCGGGGCGGGATTCGCGCATGTCCCGATCGGCGCGGTCGAGGTCATGGCGGTCGACGAGGCGGAGCTGCTCGACCACGTGGCGGCGGAATGGCGGCGGGGACGTGGCGGCGCGATCGTCACCGCGAACGTCGACATCGTCCGCGCCGCCACGCGCGATCCCGCTCTGGCCGACCTGGTCACCCGCTCCGAGATCGTGGTTGCCGACGGCATGCCGGTGGTCTGGGCCGCAAGGCTCGCCGGCCTGGCCCTTCCCTGCCGGATCACCGGGGCCTCGCTCGTGCACTCCCTGGCCGGGCGCGCCGCGCGCGAGAACCGCTCGGTCTACCTGCTCGGAGGGGAGCCCGGCATACCGGAGGCCGCGGCCCGGGTCCTCGCCGGACGCTCTCCGGGACTGCGCGTGGCGGGCACCTGCTCGCCCCCCTTCGGATTCGAGAGCACGCCGGAGGGGGTACGTGAGGTGGTCACCGAGGTGGTCGCCGCCGCACCGGACCTCGTCCTCGCCGGACTGGGCTTCCCCAAGCAGGAAAGGATCATCGCCGCCCTCCGCACCGAGCTGCCCGGCGCCTGGTACCTCGGCTGCGGAGCCGGGATCCCGATGGCGGCCGGGCGGTTTCGCCGCGCCCCGGAACCGGTCCAGCGGATGGGGGCCGAATGGCTGTACCGGCTCGCCCTGGAACCGCGCCGTCTGGCCCGCCGCTACCTGCGGGACGACGCGCCGTTCGCGGTCACCCTCCTCGCCGGCGCCCTGCGCACCCGCCTGACATCGAGACACCGCACATGA
- a CDS encoding NAD-dependent epimerase/dehydratase family protein: MRSPVAAHAPVHGAEDRWRGKRVLVTGAGGFIGAHLVRRLSVLGARVHAVGRRVRESTDGETWHIADVADEGAVEKLVASVRPEVVFHLASEVAGARDPRLVLPMLHSNLTGVVNLLTAVAGGADSTGTRVVLAGSLEELRPDEGDRAPSSPYAVSKWAADGYARMFHHLWGVQVSNLRIGMVYGPGRQDTRKLVPYVALSLLRGREPELGSGTRELDWVYVDDVVDAFLAAGETPDAAGRAFDIGTGTGTSIRDTVDLLSRIVGGRVGPRYGALTDRPLDSARIADPAPAAEILGWRPTVGLEEGLRRTVEWFTRENG; encoded by the coding sequence ATGCGAAGCCCGGTAGCGGCACACGCCCCCGTGCACGGAGCAGAGGATCGCTGGCGTGGGAAACGGGTGCTGGTGACAGGGGCGGGCGGCTTCATCGGGGCCCACCTGGTGCGACGCCTGAGCGTACTCGGCGCGCGGGTGCACGCGGTCGGCCGCCGGGTCAGGGAGAGCACGGACGGCGAGACCTGGCACATCGCCGACGTCGCCGACGAGGGCGCGGTGGAGAAGCTCGTCGCCTCCGTCCGCCCGGAGGTCGTGTTCCACCTGGCCAGCGAGGTCGCCGGGGCCAGGGATCCCCGGCTGGTGCTGCCGATGCTGCACAGCAACCTCACCGGTGTGGTCAACCTGCTCACGGCGGTCGCCGGCGGCGCCGACAGCACCGGGACCCGGGTGGTGCTGGCGGGCTCGCTGGAGGAGCTACGGCCCGATGAGGGCGACAGGGCGCCGTCCTCGCCCTACGCGGTGTCCAAGTGGGCCGCGGACGGCTACGCGCGGATGTTCCACCACCTGTGGGGCGTCCAGGTCAGCAACCTGCGGATCGGCATGGTCTACGGACCCGGCCGTCAGGACACCCGCAAGCTGGTCCCCTACGTGGCGTTGTCCCTGCTGCGCGGGCGGGAACCCGAGCTGGGCAGCGGGACGCGCGAACTCGACTGGGTGTACGTGGACGACGTGGTCGACGCCTTCCTCGCGGCGGGCGAGACCCCGGACGCGGCGGGCCGGGCCTTCGACATCGGCACCGGGACGGGCACCTCGATCCGCGACACGGTGGACCTGCTCTCCCGGATCGTCGGCGGCCGGGTCGGCCCCCGCTACGGCGCGCTCACCGACAGACCGCTGGACAGCGCCAGGATCGCCGACCCGGCCCCCGCCGCCGAGATCCTCGGCTGGCGGCCCACCGTCGGTCTTGAGGAGGGGCTGCGGCGGACCGTGGAGTGGTTCACCCGCGAAAACGGCTGA
- a CDS encoding dTDP-4-dehydrorhamnose 3,5-epimerase family protein, whose translation MRVERGEIDGVLLFIPTQRRDGRGLFTRTFDTALAAAHGLRPAAFVQDSQSRSRRGTIRALHGRGGQGEAKLVRCARGAVYDVLVDARPGSATFGRQMSMVLDDEMFVHLYVPPGLLHGYQALTNQADVCYRIDREYDPAEDLTVRYDDPDLDIRWPMSVTAISERDLAAGSWADLRARLVG comes from the coding sequence ATGAGAGTCGAACGAGGCGAGATAGATGGTGTCCTGTTGTTCATTCCGACCCAGCGCAGGGACGGCCGCGGGCTGTTCACCCGCACCTTCGACACCGCGCTCGCCGCCGCCCACGGACTGCGGCCCGCCGCGTTCGTCCAGGACAGCCAGTCGCGGTCCCGGCGAGGGACGATCAGGGCACTGCACGGCCGGGGCGGACAGGGGGAGGCCAAGCTCGTCAGGTGCGCCCGAGGCGCCGTGTACGACGTGCTCGTCGACGCCCGGCCGGGCTCGGCGACCTTCGGCCGCCAGATGTCGATGGTGCTCGACGATGAGATGTTCGTTCACCTCTACGTTCCTCCTGGCTTGTTACACGGCTATCAGGCACTGACCAATCAGGCGGACGTCTGCTACCGGATCGACCGGGAGTACGACCCCGCCGAGGACCTCACGGTCCGCTACGACGATCCCGATCTCGACATCCGGTGGCCGATGTCGGTCACCGCGATCAGCGAACGCGATCTGGCCGCGGGTTCCTGGGCGGACCTGCGCGCTCGGCTGGTCGGTTGA
- a CDS encoding ATP-binding protein — protein MNGRDPQPRQSGRHRQGTATAQVDSHPWDPAERAAAEQLDQIEPAWTVWYGPGTRHFHAVAAWPAPEPLIVRARTADELRGLMREAEHTTPPPQGEPMPETPDTSPTLDAPRPLDDSQTPDAPRTVCWDLPHDLPIVGKTRAMVRETLAAWALRHLVDDAVLVVGELLANAIIHGEPVVRLSLWANADEFQIQITDRGPRWPRHLALDAEAIHGRGLAIVRALTHDHGVIPLPDRPGKTVWARWHLPCQDGFQAQDTKA, from the coding sequence ATGAACGGACGCGACCCCCAGCCCCGGCAGAGCGGGCGGCACCGGCAAGGAACGGCCACCGCGCAGGTCGACTCCCACCCCTGGGACCCGGCCGAACGCGCCGCCGCCGAACAACTCGACCAGATCGAGCCCGCCTGGACCGTCTGGTACGGCCCCGGCACCCGGCACTTCCACGCCGTCGCCGCCTGGCCCGCCCCCGAACCCCTGATCGTGCGGGCCCGCACCGCCGACGAACTACGCGGCCTGATGCGCGAGGCCGAACACACCACACCGCCGCCCCAAGGAGAGCCCATGCCCGAGACCCCGGACACCTCACCGACCCTGGACGCTCCACGCCCCCTGGACGACTCGCAGACTCCAGACGCCCCGCGCACCGTCTGCTGGGACTTACCACATGATCTGCCGATCGTCGGCAAGACCCGCGCCATGGTGCGCGAGACCCTCGCCGCCTGGGCGCTGCGCCACCTCGTCGACGACGCCGTCCTGGTGGTCGGCGAGCTGCTCGCCAACGCGATCATCCACGGCGAGCCCGTGGTCAGGCTCTCCCTGTGGGCGAACGCGGACGAGTTCCAGATCCAGATCACCGACCGGGGTCCCAGATGGCCCCGGCACCTCGCCCTCGACGCCGAGGCCATCCACGGCCGCGGCCTGGCGATCGTCAGAGCCCTCACCCACGACCACGGCGTCATTCCCCTCCCCGACCGCCCCGGCAAAACCGTCTGGGCCCGCTGGCACCTCCCCTGTCAGGACGGGTTTCAGGCGCAGGACACTAAGGCGTGA
- a CDS encoding 2-oxoacid:acceptor oxidoreductase subunit alpha — MTKQVQQLERVIIRFAGDSGDGMQLTGDRFTAGTAEFGNDLSTLPNFPAEIRAPAGTLPGVSSFQLHFADHDILTPGDAPNVLVAMNPAALKANLSDLPRGADIIANIDEFTKRNLQKVGYEVNPLEDDSLAAWRVHPVPLTSLTVKALEGFALSKKDAERSKNMFALGLLSWLYHRPTEATIQFLETKFAKKPDIAKANIAAFQAGWNYGETTESFSVSYEVKPAKLAPGVYRNISGNQALAYGLIAASVQSKLPLFLGSYPITPASDILHELSKHKRFGIRTFQAEDEIAGVGAALGAAFGGALGITTTSGPGVALKAETVGLAVTTELPLIVVDVQRAGPSTGMPTKTEQTDLLMAMYGRNGESPLPIIAPATPSDCFDAAVEAARIAVKYRTPVMLLSDGYLANGSEPWKVPDAADLPDISTEFASGPNAEDGVTFLPFKRDSETLARPWAIPGTAGLEHRIGGIEKAENTGNISYDPDNHHRMVRVRQAKIDGIAHDIPALEVDDPDGDARVLVLGWGSTYGPIAAAARRIRKAGGKVAQAHLRHLNPLPANTGEILRAYDKVLLPEINLGQLALLLRARFLVDIISYNQVRGLPFKAEELAGVIQDVIDSE; from the coding sequence GTGACCAAGCAGGTTCAGCAACTCGAACGCGTGATCATCCGTTTTGCCGGTGACTCCGGCGACGGCATGCAGCTGACCGGCGACCGCTTCACCGCCGGGACGGCTGAGTTCGGCAACGACCTGTCGACACTCCCCAACTTCCCCGCTGAGATCCGCGCCCCCGCAGGCACCCTGCCGGGCGTGTCGAGTTTCCAGCTCCACTTCGCCGACCACGACATCCTCACCCCGGGTGACGCGCCCAACGTCCTGGTCGCGATGAACCCCGCCGCGCTGAAGGCGAACCTCTCGGACCTGCCGCGCGGCGCCGACATCATCGCCAACATCGACGAGTTCACCAAGCGCAACCTGCAGAAGGTGGGCTACGAGGTCAACCCGCTCGAAGACGACTCGCTCGCCGCGTGGCGGGTCCACCCGGTGCCGCTGACCTCGCTGACCGTCAAGGCCCTCGAAGGCTTCGCGCTGTCCAAGAAGGACGCCGAGCGGTCCAAGAACATGTTCGCCCTCGGGCTCCTGAGCTGGCTCTACCACCGGCCCACCGAGGCGACGATCCAGTTCCTGGAGACCAAGTTCGCCAAGAAGCCCGACATCGCCAAGGCCAACATCGCCGCCTTCCAGGCGGGCTGGAACTACGGCGAGACCACCGAGTCCTTCTCGGTCTCCTACGAGGTCAAGCCAGCCAAACTGGCCCCTGGCGTGTACCGCAACATCTCCGGCAACCAGGCGCTCGCCTACGGCCTGATCGCCGCCTCGGTGCAGTCGAAGCTGCCGCTCTTCCTCGGGTCCTACCCGATCACCCCGGCCAGCGACATCCTGCACGAGCTCTCCAAGCACAAGCGGTTCGGCATCCGCACCTTCCAGGCGGAGGACGAGATCGCGGGCGTCGGCGCGGCGCTCGGCGCCGCCTTCGGCGGTGCCCTGGGCATCACGACGACCTCCGGGCCCGGTGTCGCGCTGAAGGCCGAGACCGTCGGCCTCGCGGTGACCACCGAGCTGCCGCTCATCGTGGTCGACGTGCAGCGCGCGGGTCCCAGCACCGGCATGCCCACCAAGACCGAGCAGACCGACCTCCTGATGGCCATGTACGGCCGCAACGGCGAGTCGCCGCTGCCGATCATCGCCCCCGCGACCCCCTCCGACTGCTTCGACGCGGCGGTGGAGGCGGCCAGGATCGCGGTGAAATACCGCACCCCGGTCATGCTGCTCTCCGACGGCTACCTCGCCAACGGCTCCGAGCCGTGGAAGGTGCCCGACGCCGCCGATCTGCCCGACATCTCCACCGAGTTCGCCTCCGGGCCGAACGCCGAGGACGGCGTGACCTTCCTGCCGTTCAAGCGCGACTCCGAGACCCTCGCCCGCCCCTGGGCGATTCCCGGCACCGCCGGCCTGGAGCACCGGATCGGCGGCATCGAGAAGGCCGAGAACACCGGAAACATCTCCTACGATCCCGACAACCACCACCGGATGGTCAGGGTCCGCCAGGCCAAGATCGACGGGATCGCCCACGACATCCCGGCGCTGGAGGTGGACGATCCCGACGGTGACGCCCGCGTGCTGGTGCTCGGCTGGGGGTCCACGTACGGGCCGATCGCGGCGGCCGCGCGGCGCATCAGGAAGGCCGGCGGCAAGGTCGCCCAGGCTCACCTGCGACACCTCAACCCGCTGCCCGCCAACACCGGCGAGATCCTGCGCGCGTACGACAAGGTGCTCCTGCCGGAGATCAACCTCGGCCAGCTCGCGCTCCTGCTCCGCGCCCGCTTCCTGGTCGACATCATCAGCTACAACCAAGTGCGTGGGCTTCCGTTCAAGGCCGAGGAACTTGCCGGCGTGATCCAGGACGTGATCGACAGTGAGTAG
- a CDS encoding DUF397 domain-containing protein encodes MSDELKSAAWRKATKSASNQGNCLEVAPLSGGRVGLRDTEAPERAPFVVSASVWDAFVDGAKKGEFDF; translated from the coding sequence ATGAGCGATGAGCTGAAAAGCGCGGCCTGGCGTAAGGCCACCAAGAGTGCGTCAAACCAAGGGAACTGCCTGGAGGTTGCTCCGTTGTCGGGTGGTCGGGTGGGGTTGCGTGACACCGAGGCTCCCGAGCGGGCGCCGTTCGTGGTGAGCGCGAGTGTCTGGGACGCCTTCGTCGACGGCGCCAAGAAGGGCGAGTTCGACTTCTGA
- a CDS encoding helix-turn-helix domain-containing protein, producing MSKDPKLNPKNEKWALFGAELRKYRKKAKMTQDDLAEVTQFSRSLLSFTERGERNPSRNLAQRCDDALGANGELIQYWTYITHAASPRWFRDWLDIEPEAHTLHAWEPLVVPGLLQTEEYARAVIRGEPGITDEQVEKAVAARMERQKILLRSTPPMLWVILDEGVLHRPIGGEEVMQHQLQHLLEMVELPRIGIQILPLIRGSTTGTSGGFVIAQLPGNPDMVYVESVTHGHVTNRPEDVGAVCARYDTIRAEASPQYVSIELIREAERLWA from the coding sequence ATGTCCAAGGACCCCAAACTCAACCCGAAAAACGAAAAATGGGCTCTCTTCGGCGCGGAACTCCGCAAATACCGGAAAAAGGCAAAAATGACCCAGGATGATCTGGCCGAGGTGACTCAGTTCAGCAGGAGCCTGCTGAGCTTCACCGAGAGAGGCGAGCGCAATCCCAGCCGTAACCTGGCACAACGCTGCGACGACGCTCTGGGCGCGAACGGAGAACTCATCCAGTACTGGACGTACATCACCCACGCGGCGAGCCCTCGCTGGTTCCGCGACTGGCTCGACATCGAACCGGAAGCGCACACCCTGCACGCTTGGGAGCCGCTCGTCGTGCCCGGCCTTCTCCAGACCGAGGAGTACGCGCGGGCGGTTATTCGCGGAGAGCCGGGCATAACTGACGAGCAGGTAGAAAAGGCCGTCGCGGCTCGCATGGAGCGACAGAAGATCTTGTTGAGATCTACGCCGCCTATGCTCTGGGTTATCCTCGACGAAGGAGTCCTGCACCGCCCGATCGGCGGAGAAGAGGTCATGCAACACCAACTCCAGCATCTTCTGGAAATGGTCGAGCTACCTCGGATTGGTATCCAGATTCTTCCTTTGATACGAGGGTCGACTACGGGAACTTCGGGAGGCTTCGTGATCGCCCAGCTTCCAGGAAACCCGGATATGGTATATGTCGAGTCTGTAACGCACGGACATGTGACAAATCGGCCAGAGGATGTCGGGGCTGTCTGCGCCCGATACGACACCATCCGAGCTGAGGCAAGCCCTCAGTACGTCTCGATCGAATTGATCAGAGAGGCAGAGAGGCTATGGGCATGA
- a CDS encoding 2-oxoacid:ferredoxin oxidoreductase subunit beta: MKDFKTDQEVRWCPGCGDYAILAAVQSFVPELGLKRENMVFVSGIGCSSRFPYYMDTYGFHSIHGRAPAIATGLATSRPDLSVWVITGDGDSLSIGGNHLIHALRRNVNLNILLFNNRIYGLTKGQYSPTSEVGKITKSTPMGSLDKPFNPISLAIGAEASFVARTIDSDRKHLQSVLRQAAEHRGTSLVEIYQNCNIFNDNAFEQLKDPERRDDITLRLEHGQPIASASKAVRRAADGGIEVVPRSAVSEDEILVHDAHRADPSLAFALSRLDEPAFEHVPIGVFRSVSRPSYDELMAEQLQEAIGERGPADLNDLLLAGDTWRIG; encoded by the coding sequence ATGAAGGATTTCAAGACCGACCAGGAGGTCCGCTGGTGCCCCGGATGCGGTGACTACGCCATCCTGGCCGCGGTCCAGTCGTTCGTGCCGGAGCTCGGCCTCAAGCGCGAGAACATGGTGTTCGTCTCGGGCATCGGCTGCTCCTCCCGGTTCCCGTACTACATGGACACCTACGGGTTCCACTCGATCCACGGCCGTGCCCCGGCGATCGCGACCGGCCTGGCCACCTCGCGTCCCGACCTGTCGGTCTGGGTGATCACCGGTGACGGCGACTCGCTGTCCATCGGCGGCAACCACCTCATCCACGCGCTGCGCCGCAACGTCAACCTGAACATCCTGCTGTTCAACAACAGGATCTACGGTCTCACCAAGGGCCAGTACTCCCCGACCTCCGAGGTCGGCAAGATCACGAAGTCCACCCCGATGGGCTCGCTGGACAAGCCGTTCAACCCGATCTCGCTGGCCATCGGCGCCGAGGCCTCCTTCGTGGCCAGGACCATCGACTCCGACCGCAAGCACCTGCAGTCGGTGCTGCGCCAGGCCGCCGAGCACCGGGGCACCTCCCTGGTCGAGATCTACCAGAACTGCAACATCTTCAACGACAACGCCTTCGAGCAGTTGAAGGACCCGGAACGGCGTGATGACATCACGCTCCGTCTGGAGCACGGCCAGCCCATCGCCTCGGCTTCCAAGGCGGTGCGCCGGGCGGCGGACGGCGGCATCGAGGTCGTCCCGAGGTCGGCGGTGAGCGAGGACGAGATCCTCGTGCACGACGCCCACCGCGCCGATCCCTCGCTGGCCTTCGCGCTCTCCCGGTTGGACGAGCCCGCCTTCGAGCACGTCCCGATCGGCGTCTTCCGCAGCGTCTCCCGCCCCTCCTACGACGAGCTCATGGCCGAGCAACTCCAGGAGGCCATCGGTGAGCGGGGCCCAGCTGACCTGAACGACCTGCTGCTCGCCGGAGACACCTGGCGCATCGGCTGA
- a CDS encoding glycosyltransferase, protein MTGDLPSPGETSPPARSSLTRNGSDMAVPARPPLAVVIVTYSSGQVVEGCLRSLGAALAGAGPARVVVVDNASADDTVERVRGAAPEAAVIQTGRNAGFAAGVNAGIAAADGCDVLVLNPDIRLAPGSVPLLRQALAVPGTGIAAPRLTAETGELHLSLRRRPTVLRALGEALLGGRRAGRIHPLGELVVKPAAYGRPHTVDWVTGAAWMVSRACLDALGPLDERYFLYSEETEYMLRAGEAGFAVRYEPRAEAVHLGGEQSTSSRLWALSAANRVRMHRERYGRPRGQLMRLAVGLNELVRAVARGGAGGMRHRAALRQLIAMREWPPRPGEEAALTTREATPPAGEVTLPTCETTSLAREEAPVRQADSPGYVCFSAQDWWYHNRAHSDFQLMRSIAAHRKVLVVNSIGMRMPTPGRSTQVLRRVGRKLRSVAMLVRRPLPELPGFYVMSPLPLPFYGSPLVRRVNALLVRAQVLAVSRALGLHRPVIMVTIPTAWDVVRPMRRQALVFNRSDRHSSFPESDRPTIEALERGLLERSDHVVYVSTALMDEERRMTGDRAYFLDHGVDTDHFRRRPESEQPADLRAIPGPRVGFFGALDDYLVDFDLLERIAVELPDASLVLIGDATVPMERLTRHPNVHWLGFRPYERIPAYGSGFDVAIMPWLDNPWIKHSNPIKLKEYLALGLPVVSTDFRELVNYADRVRVAAGGDLFLDAVRATLREGGLRPAGDLRGSVLGASWSSRAAQLMALAEPSTGSGLRGTRPWGLEGADG, encoded by the coding sequence ATGACCGGCGATCTCCCGTCTCCCGGCGAGACCAGCCCTCCGGCACGATCCTCCCTCACCAGAAACGGCTCCGACATGGCTGTTCCGGCCCGGCCCCCGCTCGCCGTAGTGATCGTCACGTACTCGAGCGGCCAGGTCGTCGAGGGGTGCCTGCGCTCGCTCGGGGCGGCGCTGGCCGGTGCCGGTCCGGCACGGGTCGTGGTGGTGGACAACGCCTCGGCGGACGACACCGTCGAGCGGGTGCGCGGGGCCGCGCCGGAGGCCGCGGTGATCCAGACCGGGCGCAACGCCGGCTTCGCGGCCGGGGTGAACGCGGGCATCGCCGCCGCGGACGGCTGTGACGTGCTGGTGCTGAATCCGGACATCCGGCTCGCGCCAGGCTCGGTGCCCCTGCTCAGGCAGGCGCTCGCCGTACCGGGAACCGGGATCGCAGCCCCCCGCCTCACCGCCGAGACGGGCGAGCTCCACCTCTCCCTGCGCAGGCGTCCCACCGTGCTGAGGGCGCTGGGCGAGGCGCTGCTCGGCGGCCGGCGGGCCGGGCGGATCCACCCGCTCGGCGAGCTGGTCGTGAAGCCGGCCGCCTACGGCAGGCCGCACACCGTCGACTGGGTGACCGGCGCGGCCTGGATGGTCTCCCGGGCCTGTCTGGACGCCCTGGGCCCCCTCGACGAGCGCTACTTCCTCTACTCGGAGGAGACCGAGTACATGCTCAGGGCCGGGGAGGCGGGGTTCGCGGTCCGATACGAGCCCCGGGCCGAGGCCGTGCATCTCGGTGGCGAGCAGTCCACCTCAAGCCGGCTGTGGGCGCTGTCGGCGGCCAACCGGGTCCGGATGCACCGCGAGCGGTACGGCCGCCCGCGCGGGCAGCTGATGCGGCTGGCCGTCGGGCTCAACGAGCTGGTCCGCGCGGTCGCCAGGGGCGGCGCGGGCGGCATGCGGCACCGGGCCGCCCTGCGCCAGCTGATCGCGATGCGCGAGTGGCCGCCCAGGCCCGGCGAGGAGGCGGCCCTCACGACCCGTGAGGCGACCCCCCCGGCTGGGGAGGTGACCCTTCCGACCTGTGAGACGACATCCCTGGCCCGGGAGGAGGCTCCTGTCCGGCAGGCGGACTCCCCCGGCTACGTGTGCTTCTCGGCGCAGGACTGGTGGTACCACAACCGGGCGCACTCGGACTTCCAGCTCATGCGCTCGATCGCCGCCCACAGGAAGGTCCTCGTGGTCAACAGCATCGGGATGCGGATGCCGACGCCGGGCAGGTCCACGCAGGTGCTGCGGCGCGTCGGGCGCAAGCTGCGCAGCGTCGCGATGCTCGTCAGGAGGCCGCTACCGGAGCTGCCCGGCTTCTACGTGATGTCCCCGCTGCCGCTGCCCTTCTACGGGTCGCCGCTGGTCAGGCGGGTGAACGCGCTGCTGGTCCGGGCACAGGTGCTGGCCGTCTCGCGGGCACTGGGGCTGCACCGGCCCGTGATCATGGTGACCATCCCCACGGCGTGGGACGTGGTGCGCCCGATGCGCAGGCAGGCGCTGGTGTTCAACCGCTCCGACCGGCACTCGTCGTTCCCCGAGTCCGACCGGCCGACCATCGAGGCGCTGGAACGCGGGCTGCTGGAGCGTTCCGACCACGTGGTCTACGTCAGCACCGCGCTGATGGACGAGGAGCGCCGGATGACCGGGGACCGCGCGTACTTCCTCGACCACGGTGTGGACACCGACCATTTCCGGCGGCGCCCGGAGAGCGAACAGCCCGCCGACCTTCGCGCGATTCCCGGGCCGAGGGTGGGTTTCTTCGGCGCGCTGGACGACTATCTGGTGGACTTCGACCTTCTCGAACGGATAGCCGTGGAACTGCCCGACGCGTCGCTGGTTCTGATCGGCGACGCGACGGTCCCCATGGAACGGCTCACCCGCCATCCGAATGTGCACTGGCTCGGATTCAGGCCGTACGAAAGGATTCCCGCCTACGGATCGGGGTTCGATGTCGCGATCATGCCGTGGCTGGACAATCCATGGATCAAGCATTCGAACCCGATCAAACTCAAGGAATATCTCGCGCTGGGCCTGCCGGTGGTCAGCACCGATTTCCGGGAACTCGTGAACTATGCCGATCGAGTGAGAGTCGCCGCAGGCGGTGACCTTTTCCTGGACGCTGTCCGTGCGACATTGCGTGAGGGGGGTCTGCGGCCGGCCGGCGACCTGCGGGGGTCCGTGCTCGGCGCGTCCTGGTCGTCGCGTGCGGCACAACTGATGGCGCTCGCCGAGCCGTCTACCGGGTCCGGGTTGAGGGGGACGAGGCCGTGGGGGCTGGAAGGCGCGGACGGGTGA
- a CDS encoding O-antigen ligase family protein — translation MVPASLDRPGLRSADGATLAAAFAVVLMLVPARLVFRGVPFSLTPADAVGLFAALWWFCAHLTTTLGAAKGANPVRTALFAYAVAMLATYGYAGAGYLPPDELNMADHGIVLVVATVGIGLGACDGIRGRERLDFVLKCLVVCGAAVGVIAALQFVLEFDLTKYLAFPGFRFTSDLPAILERNTLRRVAGTTGHPIELGVVCAMIIPVALHYAFGARDRGEPSLRWWACSALIGAGLMFSVSRSAVLGVAVVGAVLLAGWPARRRLWAALGGAGFLAVMKVAVPGLLSVFLGLFTSLSSDSSIQYRTHDYAVAATEIGNHPWLGRGLGTWYAPKHLIFDNQYILSLVETGVVGLVTFSGIFLTGLWAALRARRLSSDPAVRDLGLALAACLVVPLVGAATFDLRSFATVTGLSFLIIGAAGSLLRGTRLPEKAVERPSVGRPSVERPSVEKPRREAT, via the coding sequence ATGGTCCCCGCCTCCCTCGATCGCCCCGGTCTCCGCAGCGCCGACGGGGCCACCCTGGCCGCCGCGTTCGCCGTGGTCCTGATGCTGGTTCCCGCGCGGCTGGTCTTCCGCGGCGTGCCCTTCTCGCTCACACCGGCCGACGCGGTCGGTCTCTTCGCCGCGTTGTGGTGGTTCTGCGCGCACCTCACCACCACGCTGGGCGCCGCAAAGGGCGCCAACCCGGTGCGTACCGCGCTGTTCGCGTACGCGGTCGCGATGCTGGCCACCTACGGGTACGCCGGCGCCGGGTACCTGCCGCCCGACGAGCTCAACATGGCCGACCACGGCATCGTCCTCGTCGTGGCGACGGTGGGCATCGGGCTCGGGGCGTGCGACGGCATCCGGGGCCGGGAGCGGCTCGACTTCGTCCTGAAGTGTCTCGTGGTCTGTGGCGCGGCCGTCGGGGTGATCGCGGCGCTCCAGTTCGTGCTCGAATTCGACCTGACCAAATATCTGGCCTTTCCCGGCTTCCGGTTCACCTCGGACCTGCCGGCGATCCTCGAACGGAACACCCTGCGCCGGGTCGCGGGCACCACGGGGCACCCCATCGAACTAGGTGTCGTCTGCGCGATGATCATTCCTGTCGCGTTGCACTACGCGTTCGGTGCCCGCGATCGGGGCGAGCCCTCCCTTCGGTGGTGGGCCTGCTCCGCGCTGATCGGCGCCGGGCTGATGTTCTCCGTGTCGCGGTCGGCGGTCCTCGGAGTCGCCGTCGTCGGCGCGGTGCTCCTCGCGGGCTGGCCCGCGCGCAGGCGGCTGTGGGCGGCACTGGGCGGCGCTGGATTCCTGGCGGTGATGAAGGTGGCCGTACCCGGCCTGCTCAGCGTGTTCCTCGGGCTGTTCACCAGCCTGTCCAGTGATTCGAGCATCCAGTACAGGACCCACGACTACGCGGTGGCGGCCACCGAGATCGGGAACCACCCCTGGCTCGGCAGGGGGCTGGGCACCTGGTACGCGCCGAAGCACCTGATCTTCGACAACCAGTACATCCTGTCGCTGGTGGAGACCGGGGTCGTCGGCCTGGTCACCTTTTCCGGGATCTTCCTGACCGGCCTCTGGGCGGCGCTGCGCGCCCGCCGCCTCAGCTCCGACCCCGCCGTGCGGGACCTCGGGCTTGCCCTGGCCGCGTGCCTGGTCGTCCCCCTGGTCGGGGCGGCCACGTTCGACCTGCGCTCGTTCGCGACCGTGACCGGCCTGTCGTTCCTGATCATCGGAGCCGCGGGCTCGCTGCTGCGCGGCACCCGGCTGCCTGAGAAAGCCGTCGAGAGGCCCAGTGTCGGGAGGCCCAGTGTCGAGAGGCCCAGTGTCGAGAAGCCCCGTCGAGAAGCCACGTGA